In one Candidatus Zixiibacteriota bacterium genomic region, the following are encoded:
- a CDS encoding sigma-54 dependent transcriptional regulator — protein sequence MKKEKIKILIIDDDPKISWILSEGLSANYDFVSARDGAEGIQMVSTEKPDLILLDIKMAGMTGLEVLEKLNKAPNRPDVIMLSGHGETKNIVESMQLGASEFLNKPFDVKEVEIHIQSVIEKGKLRQELKHLKSELKSRSQYEQFIGDSPKMMQVNSIIEQVAGSELTVLIRGESGTGKEIVARLLHNLSGRAEEPFTKVNCAAIPRDLLEAELFGYEKGAFTGAHKTKPGRFEVANKGSIFLDEIGDMPLELQSKLLQVLEQQEFVRVGGIHNIHVDVRIICATNKNLEDAIRRQLFRDDLFYRLNEITILLPPLRQRQEDIPLLVTHFLQRYNSLYQRNYPALSPETMSRLLDFSWPGNVRQLENLIKQVLVRGDESIVTELIANSDAVTDYRYSPENGDTAAKSLHLETDGNAFSLKRRIGTAIAQEEKKLISEVLNKTNWNRRKAADILEISYRSLLYKIKEYNLNTAK from the coding sequence ATGAAAAAAGAAAAGATTAAAATCCTTATAATCGATGATGACCCCAAGATTTCCTGGATTTTGAGCGAGGGGTTATCGGCTAATTATGATTTTGTCTCGGCCCGCGATGGTGCCGAGGGGATTCAGATGGTTTCCACTGAAAAGCCTGATCTCATTTTACTGGATATCAAAATGGCGGGGATGACGGGACTGGAAGTTCTCGAGAAATTGAACAAGGCGCCGAATCGTCCCGATGTCATCATGCTCTCCGGCCATGGAGAAACCAAGAACATTGTTGAATCGATGCAGCTGGGAGCCTCGGAATTTCTCAACAAGCCTTTTGATGTTAAAGAAGTAGAGATACATATTCAATCGGTAATAGAGAAGGGGAAACTGCGTCAGGAGCTCAAGCATCTTAAATCCGAACTTAAATCACGCAGCCAATATGAACAGTTTATCGGCGACTCACCCAAAATGATGCAGGTTAACAGCATTATTGAGCAGGTGGCTGGTTCCGAATTGACCGTCCTGATTCGAGGTGAATCAGGAACCGGCAAGGAAATCGTGGCGCGATTGCTCCATAATCTTTCCGGCCGGGCCGAAGAACCATTTACCAAAGTCAACTGCGCCGCGATCCCTCGAGACCTTCTGGAAGCAGAACTGTTTGGGTATGAAAAGGGAGCTTTCACCGGAGCGCACAAAACGAAGCCCGGGCGCTTTGAGGTGGCCAATAAGGGAAGCATTTTCCTGGATGAAATCGGGGATATGCCGCTCGAACTTCAATCCAAACTATTGCAGGTTCTCGAACAGCAGGAATTTGTGCGGGTCGGCGGCATCCATAATATACATGTCGATGTCAGAATTATATGCGCCACGAACAAGAACCTTGAGGATGCCATTCGCCGCCAGTTGTTCCGCGATGACCTTTTTTATCGACTTAACGAAATAACCATCCTACTGCCGCCATTGCGGCAGCGCCAGGAAGATATTCCATTGCTGGTAACCCACTTCCTGCAACGTTACAACAGTCTATATCAGCGCAATTACCCGGCTCTTTCTCCGGAAACTATGTCCCGGCTTCTCGATTTTTCCTGGCCCGGCAATGTTCGGCAACTGGAAAACTTGATTAAGCAGGTATTGGTAAGAGGAGATGAATCGATTGTAACCGAGCTAATTGCTAATAGCGATGCGGTGACTGATTATCGGTATTCACCTGAAAACGGGGACACCGCCGCCAAATCCTTACACCTTGAGACAGATGGAAATGCCTTCTCACTGAAGAGACGGATAGGAACCGCAATAGCTCAGGAAGAGAAGAAACTCATCAGCGAGGTCCTCAATAAGACCAATTGGAATCGGCGCAAAGCGGCTGATATCCTGGAAATCAGCTATCGTTCTCTGCTCTATAAGATCAAAGAGTACAACCTGAACACAGCCAAATAG
- a CDS encoding GAF domain-containing protein, producing the protein MTGVSERILVIDDEVRMCESLEKLLSGNGYKVVTTQSAVDAVEKLKRERFDLILTDIKMPHLSGLDILRVAREVDPGAIVILMTGYASLETALEAIRNGAFEYLLKPVEFSQLAISVKRGLEKRESDIARKRLVEDLKLVNLNLNNRLQEINALYEAGKSLGSTLNLKELLNKIVTLAAGVTQAEIGSLMLINPSGEFLTIESSIGLDKKLAETVRLPVGSSIAGYVAQSGAPLIVDDVEKDERFKRINKERYSSASLLCVPLKVSERIMGVINMANKQGGQRFTEHDLKLLTTFASQAAVAIDDVRQFENNLQKLREFSILFELSQRLSSVGSVAAMRQAVFEYLKKLMPIDFALWFEWQSGAGSLNPIGAAGTNIPLTDSGSINLDLVKTEEIVVDNLELEQIDLDDISGLSKYLADHIALCPAYPKPRSNFTALPVLQEGELRHIYCLGSDSDRAYTSQEISLARLIISHASVFYEREKALLNATRLLTMGNMISEISHDLRKPLTNIKGWIQILRDKGPEMAKDAEFFAMAEEEIHRLNDLVKELVDFSRPHKYETEIRDIRKIIKRAAELLKPEFKKKEITFSDEYETCNWEIPVNKNQILEIFLNLFLNSVDAIKEGGQIRVWGRIDRPSFKKSDFLAVTVSDNGAGIKKENLAKVFERYYTTKATGTGLGLAVVERIIAAHGGTLKIDSEYGKGTDFTLYFPI; encoded by the coding sequence ATGACTGGCGTATCTGAAAGAATTCTGGTAATCGATGATGAGGTGCGGATGTGCGAATCTCTGGAAAAACTTCTTTCAGGTAACGGCTATAAGGTCGTCACCACTCAGTCGGCGGTTGATGCGGTCGAGAAGCTTAAAAGAGAGCGATTCGACCTGATCCTGACCGATATAAAGATGCCGCATCTTTCGGGACTGGATATCCTTCGAGTCGCGCGGGAAGTCGACCCGGGGGCCATCGTCATTCTTATGACGGGCTATGCTTCGCTGGAAACAGCCCTCGAGGCGATAAGGAACGGCGCTTTTGAATACCTCCTCAAACCGGTTGAATTTTCGCAGTTGGCCATCTCGGTAAAAAGAGGGCTGGAAAAACGAGAATCCGATATCGCCCGCAAAAGACTCGTTGAGGATCTCAAACTGGTCAATCTTAATCTTAATAACCGCCTCCAGGAAATTAATGCTCTTTATGAAGCGGGCAAATCGCTTGGTTCGACTCTAAACTTAAAAGAGCTGCTTAACAAGATTGTCACTCTGGCGGCGGGAGTGACTCAGGCAGAAATCGGCTCCCTGATGCTAATCAACCCGTCTGGTGAATTCCTGACCATTGAATCCTCGATAGGGCTCGATAAGAAGCTGGCCGAAACAGTCAGGCTGCCGGTCGGCTCCTCCATCGCCGGATATGTGGCACAATCGGGCGCCCCTCTGATTGTCGACGATGTTGAAAAGGATGAACGATTTAAAAGGATAAATAAGGAGCGCTATAGTTCGGCTTCCCTGCTTTGTGTCCCGTTAAAAGTCAGCGAGCGAATCATGGGGGTCATCAACATGGCCAACAAACAGGGCGGCCAGAGATTCACCGAGCATGACCTGAAGCTACTCACGACTTTTGCTTCCCAGGCCGCCGTTGCCATTGACGATGTCCGCCAGTTTGAAAACAATTTGCAGAAACTCCGGGAATTCTCCATCCTCTTTGAGCTTTCCCAGCGGCTCTCCTCGGTCGGTTCGGTGGCGGCGATGCGGCAGGCCGTCTTTGAATATCTCAAGAAATTGATGCCGATCGATTTTGCCCTCTGGTTTGAATGGCAATCGGGGGCCGGAAGCCTGAACCCTATCGGAGCGGCTGGAACCAATATTCCGCTGACCGATAGTGGCTCAATCAATCTCGACCTGGTCAAGACCGAGGAAATTGTGGTTGATAATCTGGAACTGGAACAGATCGATCTTGATGATATTTCCGGATTGTCGAAGTACCTGGCCGATCATATTGCTCTATGCCCTGCCTATCCCAAACCGCGTTCCAATTTTACCGCCTTGCCGGTGCTCCAGGAAGGTGAATTGAGACATATTTATTGCCTTGGCTCCGACAGCGATAGAGCCTATACATCTCAGGAAATCTCTCTGGCGCGCCTGATTATATCGCATGCATCGGTCTTTTACGAAAGGGAGAAAGCGCTTCTAAATGCGACTCGTCTTCTCACCATGGGAAATATGATATCCGAAATCTCCCACGATCTCCGAAAACCGCTGACCAATATCAAAGGGTGGATCCAAATCCTCCGAGATAAAGGGCCTGAAATGGCCAAGGATGCCGAGTTCTTTGCCATGGCCGAGGAAGAAATTCATCGTCTCAATGACCTGGTAAAGGAACTGGTTGATTTTTCCCGGCCCCATAAGTACGAGACCGAGATTCGAGATATCAGAAAAATTATCAAGCGCGCCGCCGAACTATTAAAGCCGGAATTCAAGAAGAAGGAGATTACTTTCTCTGACGAATATGAGACCTGTAACTGGGAAATCCCGGTAAACAAAAACCAGATTCTGGAGATATTCCTGAATCTTTTCCTCAACTCGGTTGATGCGATTAAGGAGGGGGGACAGATTCGTGTTTGGGGACGAATTGACCGTCCATCATTCAAAAAATCAGACTTTCTGGCCGTGACCGTTTCCGATAACGGCGCCGGGATCAAAAAGGAGAATCTGGCCAAAGTCTTTGAACGATATTACACTACTAAAGCGACTGGAACCGGTCTGGGGCTGGCCGTGGTCGAAAGGATTATCGCCGCCCATGGTGGAACGCTCAAAATTGACTCTGAATATGGGAAGGGAACCGACTTCACGTTATATTTCCCGATTTAG
- a CDS encoding ATP-binding protein, translating to MKDKKGAKKTKTNSERSLRAEVNQKLVELTASNRHLKRKLFDLYTIFELSRNFNAVLNYETLLDSFVLTSMGQMGAAKAVLYLPLEIGKKEFRLARVKGSAPFPDESITIDPEGRFGRYITALNRPVQLEDIERKFAPTDDIGFIRHFPAGLVVPLIFQTKLRGFLIISDKASHQPYLDDDIEFLSILANQTAVSIENARLYESEEEALNKLQKAQELLLQSERLAALGELSAKIAHEVNNPLGIIKNYLLLISRDLEEKGPTAEYLNVVSQEIDRIAMIVRQLLDFYRPRVIKFVRTDLVGLINEVVALMQRQMDEAGVKMTLNAEMETPHIMAWPDGLKQVFLNLLINAKEAIKDGGAVEISVKSHDHTIRLCMKDTGPGIDPQHIQYIFEPFFTTKEERGGSGLGLSVCYGIIKNHGGSIEYHNADTGGCFEIVLPIEQKEKAYDWRI from the coding sequence ATGAAAGATAAAAAAGGCGCCAAGAAGACCAAGACCAATTCGGAGCGGTCGCTCCGGGCCGAAGTCAATCAGAAGCTGGTGGAATTAACCGCCTCCAACCGCCACTTGAAACGAAAGCTTTTCGACCTTTACACTATTTTTGAATTGAGCCGCAATTTCAATGCGGTTCTCAATTATGAAACCCTTCTGGATTCCTTTGTCCTGACCTCGATGGGGCAGATGGGAGCCGCCAAGGCGGTCTTATATCTTCCCCTCGAAATAGGCAAGAAAGAGTTCCGACTGGCACGAGTGAAAGGGTCGGCGCCCTTTCCCGATGAATCGATTACCATCGATCCCGAGGGACGTTTCGGGCGCTATATTACCGCCCTTAATCGCCCCGTTCAGCTTGAGGATATCGAGCGGAAATTTGCGCCCACCGATGATATCGGCTTTATCCGGCATTTTCCCGCCGGGCTGGTCGTCCCGCTCATTTTCCAGACCAAGCTGCGAGGCTTCTTGATTATCTCCGATAAAGCCTCCCATCAACCCTATCTTGATGACGATATCGAATTTCTTTCCATTCTGGCCAATCAGACGGCCGTTTCGATTGAAAACGCCCGATTGTATGAATCGGAAGAAGAGGCGTTGAATAAGCTGCAAAAGGCTCAGGAATTGCTGCTGCAGTCGGAAAGACTGGCGGCGCTGGGCGAGCTTTCAGCCAAGATTGCCCATGAGGTAAATAATCCTCTGGGGATAATAAAAAATTACTTGCTTCTCATTAGCCGCGATCTCGAGGAGAAAGGCCCGACCGCGGAATATCTGAATGTTGTCAGCCAGGAAATTGACCGCATTGCCATGATTGTCCGGCAATTGCTCGATTTTTATCGTCCTCGGGTTATCAAGTTTGTCCGAACCGATCTGGTTGGGCTTATCAACGAGGTTGTGGCGCTGATGCAGCGCCAGATGGATGAGGCCGGTGTGAAAATGACCCTGAATGCTGAAATGGAAACGCCTCACATTATGGCCTGGCCCGATGGGCTCAAACAGGTCTTTTTGAACCTCCTCATAAATGCCAAAGAGGCGATAAAAGATGGAGGGGCGGTGGAAATCTCAGTCAAATCCCACGACCATACTATCAGGTTATGTATGAAAGATACCGGGCCTGGAATTGACCCCCAGCATATTCAATATATTTTCGAGCCGTTTTTTACGACCAAAGAGGAACGGGGAGGGAGCGGTCTGGGACTTTCTGTCTGTTACGGCATAATTAAAAATCACGGTGGGTCGATAGAGTATCATAATGCCGATACCGGGGGATGTTTTGAAATTGTCCTGCCGATAGAACAGAAGGAAAAGGCGTATGACTGGCGTATCTGA